One window of Sphingomonas sp. KC8 genomic DNA carries:
- the hutH gene encoding histidine ammonia-lyase: MTEIILNAGNASLADWRAIYRGANARLDPATAPAIAASAAAIERILARGAPVYGINTGFGKLASVRIESDDLATLQRNIVLSHAAGVGDPMPVPVARLMMALKLASFAHGASGVRPETVAMLETMLARGLTPLIPAQGSVGASGDLAPLAHMAAAMIGVGEIIVDGARVPADKALAGAGIAPLALGPKEGLALLNGTQFSTAYALAGLFEAENLFRSALITGALSTEAAKGSDAPFDPRIHQLRRHAGQIAVGDALRGLMSGSAIRASHLEGDARVQDPYCLRCQPQVMGAVLDLLRQAGTTLATEANGVSDNPLIFADTDEALSGGNFHAEPVAFAADMIALAICEIGSIAERRIAMLVDPALSGLPAFLTPHPGLNSGFMIPQVTAAALVSENKQRAYPASVDSIPTSANQEDHVSMAAHGARRLMAMAENACNVIAIEYLAAAQGCDFHAPLQSSEPLEAARALLRARVPTLQNDRHFHPDMMVAATLVRDEHLNRLANLPGLA, encoded by the coding sequence ATGACCGAGATCATCCTGAACGCCGGGAACGCCTCGCTTGCCGACTGGCGTGCGATTTATCGAGGCGCGAACGCGCGGCTCGACCCGGCGACGGCCCCGGCCATCGCCGCGAGCGCGGCGGCGATCGAACGCATCTTGGCACGCGGCGCGCCGGTTTATGGCATCAACACCGGCTTTGGGAAGCTGGCCAGCGTCCGCATCGAAAGCGACGATCTGGCAACACTCCAGCGCAATATCGTGCTGAGCCATGCCGCCGGCGTCGGCGATCCGATGCCGGTGCCCGTCGCCCGGCTGATGATGGCGCTCAAGCTCGCCAGCTTCGCGCACGGCGCATCGGGCGTCCGGCCGGAAACCGTGGCGATGCTGGAAACGATGCTGGCGCGTGGATTGACCCCGCTAATCCCGGCGCAAGGATCGGTCGGCGCAAGCGGCGATCTGGCCCCGCTGGCCCATATGGCGGCGGCGATGATCGGCGTGGGCGAGATCATCGTCGATGGCGCGCGCGTTCCAGCGGATAAGGCACTGGCGGGGGCCGGCATCGCCCCCCTCGCCCTTGGCCCCAAGGAAGGGCTGGCGCTGCTCAATGGCACGCAATTTTCGACGGCCTATGCGCTCGCCGGCCTGTTCGAGGCGGAAAATCTGTTCCGATCGGCGCTGATCACCGGTGCACTATCGACCGAAGCCGCCAAGGGTTCCGACGCGCCGTTCGATCCCCGCATCCACCAACTGCGCCGCCATGCCGGCCAGATCGCGGTCGGTGATGCGTTGCGTGGCTTGATGAGCGGGTCGGCGATCCGCGCCTCGCACCTCGAAGGCGATGCGCGCGTGCAGGACCCGTATTGCTTGCGCTGCCAGCCGCAGGTGATGGGCGCGGTACTCGATCTGCTCCGTCAGGCCGGAACCACATTGGCCACCGAAGCCAATGGCGTGTCGGATAACCCGCTGATCTTCGCCGATACCGATGAAGCATTGTCGGGCGGGAACTTCCATGCCGAACCCGTCGCCTTCGCCGCGGACATGATCGCACTGGCGATCTGCGAGATCGGATCGATCGCCGAACGGCGGATTGCGATGTTGGTAGACCCGGCCTTGTCGGGCCTTCCGGCCTTCCTCACCCCGCATCCCGGCCTCAACTCGGGTTTCATGATCCCGCAGGTGACGGCGGCGGCGCTGGTTTCGGAAAACAAGCAGCGTGCCTATCCGGCCAGCGTCGATTCCATCCCGACATCCGCCAACCAGGAGGATCATGTATCAATGGCGGCGCACGGCGCGCGCCGACTGATGGCAATGGCGGAAAACGCCTGCAACGTGATTGCGATCGAATATCTCGCGGCCGCGCAAGGGTGCGACTTCCATGCGCCCCTGCAATCCAGCGAACCACTGGAGGCCGCCCGCGCCCTGCTGCGCGCCAGGGTGCCGACTTTGCAGAACGACCGGCATTTCCACCCCGATATGATGGTTGCCGCCACGCTGGTGCGCGATGAACATCTGAACCGACTGGCAAATCTGCCGGGGCTGGCATGA